From the Priestia aryabhattai genome, one window contains:
- a CDS encoding FtsK/SpoIIIE domain-containing protein: protein MFEKLKLRGKLIKAFRTAEIYRMVKRGDRTSYLFPKIHQIDNHHTYTRYAFSLLNGIDPDLLNKKRWALRQVLGSNIEVNGSLKNFSITVHHKSLPKMLNYRYEVIHPHIEKMELPVCIGQDIYGNSVSWDFADLETLLISGEIGAGKSSLMRVILTTWVKYTSPADLRLVLVDLKRADLGLFHGIEHVDSLCFEAKDMRKPFALLRAEMYRRGDLLLEHGVTHIRRLPFKLPRIVVVIDEMSIVKRETDLVEMIQQFASQGRALGVHTIIAMQRPDADLLNSALKANLRVRISGRQADAINAKVAGVLGAEEIDAAARGRMKIKIDDVKEFQAYFLDEEACKELLSPYKTRVKDPEPQLEVVQQPIFGLLEKEEQR, encoded by the coding sequence ATGTTTGAAAAACTAAAATTGCGTGGAAAGCTTATTAAAGCGTTTCGTACAGCAGAGATTTACCGGATGGTTAAACGTGGAGACCGTACCTCCTATCTGTTTCCGAAAATTCATCAAATCGATAACCATCATACGTACACTCGGTACGCTTTTTCCTTACTAAATGGGATTGATCCTGATCTTTTAAACAAAAAGAGATGGGCGTTACGCCAAGTATTAGGCAGCAACATTGAAGTGAATGGTAGCTTAAAGAACTTTAGTATTACCGTTCATCACAAAAGCCTACCTAAGATGCTTAATTATAGGTATGAAGTCATTCATCCTCATATTGAGAAAATGGAGCTTCCTGTCTGTATCGGTCAAGATATTTATGGAAACTCTGTTTCATGGGATTTTGCGGATTTAGAAACGTTACTGATTTCTGGTGAAATTGGGGCAGGAAAAAGCAGTCTCATGCGTGTGATCCTCACCACATGGGTGAAATACACCTCACCTGCTGATTTGCGATTAGTATTAGTCGATCTCAAACGAGCTGATTTAGGGCTGTTTCATGGGATTGAGCATGTGGATTCTCTTTGCTTCGAGGCTAAGGATATGAGAAAACCTTTTGCTTTATTACGAGCTGAAATGTATCGAAGAGGCGATTTATTGTTAGAGCATGGAGTCACACATATTAGGAGGCTACCTTTTAAGCTGCCTCGAATCGTCGTGGTAATTGATGAAATGTCCATAGTAAAGAGAGAAACGGATCTTGTAGAGATGATCCAACAGTTTGCCAGCCAAGGTCGAGCACTAGGCGTTCATACGATCATTGCCATGCAGCGTCCAGATGCCGATTTGTTGAATTCAGCACTAAAAGCAAACTTACGGGTTCGGATCTCTGGAAGGCAAGCTGATGCGATAAATGCGAAAGTAGCCGGAGTACTCGGGGCAGAAGAGATTGATGCCGCAGCCAGAGGACGCATGAAGATTAAAATTGATGACGTGAAAGAGTTTCAAGCCTATTTTTTAGATGAAGAAGCGTGTAAGGAACTACTTTCGCCTTATAAAACGCGTGTAAAAGACCCTGAACCTCAACTTGAGGTCGTACAACAGCCTATCTTTGGATTATTAGAGAAGGAGGAGCAGCGATGA